The proteins below come from a single Mya arenaria isolate MELC-2E11 chromosome 8, ASM2691426v1 genomic window:
- the LOC128243294 gene encoding chloride channel protein C-like isoform X3 — MASDHITMENDQVDGPGTSAALPRVKKTLGKSGTAVQEPKEADSNFAADDEYSFLAAGRDFESMNTTHVYTDQERQTLAAYESLDYLPSHSDIYKTWLKKQRVSIFQLDVWFMMGLIGFCIGLIGFVLHQLIEKIAATKWTITQKYIEDGELPTACLFATGYSVLFILFSAGIVIYLRPCAGGSGIPEITGFLNGTNVRHIFNIKTMVVKFLSCVACVGCGLPVGPEGPMIHLGALIGAGVSQFRSETLGIKLPILEKFRTSESRRNFITAGAAAGVASAFGAPVGGLLFSMEEVSSFWSVTLSWQIFFCCIIATFTTDLFNSAFKDFNYTGSFGEFKTNRYILFQIDQGVDVNIVMFLPTVIIGVIGGLLGAAFTIVNLKIVRGRSTLLHKIQRDWVQKLCKLLEPCIIMILVTVFSILVPKAFACSKFTCIEGRNGDPTYGCYNDSRNHLHVDPEVVRYSCSQGKPYSISNTTFYTNSTYNEVASLLFGTLEDAVTFLFSRDTHLEFNYASLFSVLPFYFLAVLWACSTAVACGALVPMLMVGAVYGRIVGRLMVTLFGVHQAGYWEWMDPGAFALIGAASFFGGVTRLTLATTVIMMELTNDVQVLLPVMVSVMVAKWVGDFFTHPIYHALLELKCIPFLDPEPRVTVDKKQLQLELYTAGDIMSHPVISVRCHELITTLSHLLLETSHGGFPIIKKGRDGEEHFYGLITRLELTVILMNEDLFVPAQDLEDSDTASLGSHDVNWIEFDQLNIHKLNNPEETSRVLNKYLDDPKYNNLCLDLMPYINQSAMSIQEKFSLKRMYVIFRTLGLRHLVVTNSRNIVKGIITRKDLMGFSIQERLTNKILSDHSLNVYEYQRL; from the exons ATGGCAAGTGACCACATTACAATGGAGAACGACCAAGTGGATGGACCGGGGACGAGCGCTGCACTCCCAAGGGTCAAGAAGACGCTGGGTAAATCGGGAACTGCCGTACAGGAACCGAAGGAAGCTGACAGCAACTTTGCCGCAGATGATGAGTACAGCTTCCTGGCTGCT gGCAGAGATTTTGAGTCTATGAACACAACCCACGTGTACACAGATCAGGAGCGTCAAACTCTGGCTGCATATGAAAGTCTGGATTACCTCCCCTCACACAGCGATATCTACAAAACCTGGCTGAAGAAACAGAGAGTTTCTAT TTTCCAGCTGGATGTGTGGTTTATGATGGGCCTTATTGGGTTCTGTATTGGGCTCATTGGCTTCGTTCTTCACCAGCTGATAGAGAAGATTGCCGCCACCAAGTGGACCATCACACAAAAATATATAGAG GATGGTGAGTTACCAACTGCATGCTTGTTTGCGACGGGATACAGTGTGCTCTTTATCCTCTTCAGTGCTGGGATTGTCATT TACCTGCGGCCCTGTGCTGGAGGCTCTGGTATTCCGGAGATCACAGGTTTCCTGAACGGCACAAATGTTCGGCACATCTTCAACATTAAGACAATGGTGGTGAAGTTTCTGTCGTGTGTCGCCTGTGTGGGCTGTGGGCTGCCTGTAGGGCCCGAGGGACCAATGATACATCTTGG AGCGTTGATAGGAGCGGGTGTGAGTCAGTTTCGCTCCGAGACACTGGGTATTAAACTGCCAATTCTGGAGAAGTTCAGAACCTCGGAGTCCAG GAGAAACTTCATAACTGCGGGAGCTGCGGCAGGGGTGGCCTCGGCATTCGGAGCGCCGGTGGGCGGGCTACTCTTCTCCATGGAGGAAGTATCATCGTTCTGGTCCGTCACGTTATCATGGCAAATATTCTTCTGCTGTATCATAGCAACATTCACAACAGACCTCTTCAACTCAGCATTTAAAGACTTCAACTACACTGGAAGTTTTGgagaatttaaaacaaacagataTATCTTATTCCAG attgACCAGGGAGTTGATGTCAATATTGTGATGTTCTTGCCAACTGTGATCATTGGAGTTATTGGGGGATTGCTTG GTGCGGCATTCACGATCGTGAACCTGAAGATTGTGCGAGGGAGAAGTACTCTTCTTCACAAGATACAGCGAGATTGGGTCCAGAAACTCTGCAAACTCCTAGAACCCTGCATCATCATG ataCTAGTGACAGTGTTTTCCATCCTCGTTCCCAAGGCCTTTGCTTGTTCCAAGTTCACATGTATAGAGGGCAGAAATGGAGACCCCAC TTATGGTTGCTATAATGACAGTCGTAACCATCTGCATGTTGACCCAGAGGTGGTGCGCTACTCGTGTTCCCAGGGGAAACCTTACTCGATCTCCAATACAACATTCTACACCAACTCAACTTACAATGAAG TTGCCTCTCTGCTGTTTGGTACGTTGGAAGATGCAGTGACGTTCCTGTTCTCTCGCGACACCCACCTCGAGTTTAACTACGCGTCTCTGTTCTCCGTCCTTCCTTTCTACTTCCTGGCAGTGCTGTGGGCGTGCAGTACTGCCGTGGCATGCGGGGCTCTCGTACCCATGCT GATGGTGGGTGCAGTGTATGGTCGTATTGTTGGTCGTTTGATGGTGACCTTGTTCGGGGTTCACCAGGCGGGCTACTGGGAGTGGATGGACCCCGGGGCCTTCGCCCTCATTGGGGCCGCATCATTCTTCGGAGGTGTCACTAGGCTCACCCTGGCAACAACTGTAATAATG ATGGAGCTGACAAACGACGTGCAGGTGTTGTTGCCTGTGATGGTGTCTGTGATGGTGGCCAAGTGGGTGGGGGATTTCTTCACTCACCCCATCTACCACGCCCTTCTAGAGCTCAAATGTATCCCCTTTTTGGATCCTGAGCCCCGTGTCACTGTTGATAAAAAACA GCTGCAGTTAGAGCTGTACACGGCCGGGGACATCATGTCACACCCCGTGATCTCGGTCCGGTGCCATGAGCTCATCACCACACTTTCCCACCTCCTCTTAGAGACCTCCCATGGTGGCTTCCCCATCATCAAGAAGGGACGGGATGGTGAGGAGCACTTCTACGGACTAATTACCAG GTTGGAGTTGACTGTGATCCTAATGAATGAGGACTTGTTTGTGCCGGCCCAGGATCTAGAGGACTCGGACACGGCATCCTTAGGCTCACACGATGTGAACTGGATAGAGTTTGACCAG CTGAACATCCACAAACTCAACAATCCTGAGGAGACAAGCAGAGTTCTCAACAAGTACCTTGATGAtccaaaatataataatctcTGTCTCGACCTC ATGCCATACATCAACCAGTCAGCCATGTCAATCCAGGAGAAGTTCTCGTTGAAGCGTATGTATGTCATCTTCCGTACCCTCGGCCTGAGACACCTCGTTGTCACCAACAGTCGCAACATCGTCAAGGGCATTATTACGCGTAAAGACCTGATGGGATTCAGTATCCAAGAGAGACTTACGAACAAGATCCTCAGTGATCATTCTCTGAACG tttatgAATATCAGAGATTGTAA
- the LOC128243294 gene encoding chloride channel protein C-like isoform X1, producing the protein MASDHITMENDQVDGPGTSAALPRVKKTLGKSGTAVQEPKEADSNFAADDEYSFLAAGRDFESMNTTHVYTDQERQTLAAYESLDYLPSHSDIYKTWLKKQRVSIFQLDVWFMMGLIGFCIGLIGFVLHQLIEKIAATKWTITQKYIEDGELPTACLFATGYSVLFILFSAGIVIYLRPCAGGSGIPEITGFLNGTNVRHIFNIKTMVVKFLSCVACVGCGLPVGPEGPMIHLGALIGAGVSQFRSETLGIKLPILEKFRTSESRRNFITAGAAAGVASAFGAPVGGLLFSMEEVSSFWSVTLSWQIFFCCIIATFTTDLFNSAFKDFNYTGSFGEFKTNRYILFQIDQGVDVNIVMFLPTVIIGVIGGLLGAAFTIVNLKIVRGRSTLLHKIQRDWVQKLCKLLEPCIIMILVTVFSILVPKAFACSKFTCIEGRNGDPTYGCYNDSRNHLHVDPEVVRYSCSQGKPYSISNTTFYTNSTYNEVASLLFGTLEDAVTFLFSRDTHLEFNYASLFSVLPFYFLAVLWACSTAVACGALVPMLMVGAVYGRIVGRLMVTLFGVHQAGYWEWMDPGAFALIGAASFFGGVTRLTLATTVIMMELTNDVQVLLPVMVSVMVAKWVGDFFTHPIYHALLELKCIPFLDPEPRVTVDKKQLQLELYTAGDIMSHPVISVRCHELITTLSHLLLETSHGGFPIIKKGRDGEEHFYGLITRLELTVILMNEDLFVPAQDLEDSDTASLGSHDVNWIEFDQLNIHKLNNPEETSRVLNKYLDDPKYNNLCLDLMPYINQSAMSIQEKFSLKRMYVIFRTLGLRHLVVTNSRNIVKGIITRKDLMGFSIQERLTNKILSDHSLNGTVELHAVASSDNKCV; encoded by the exons ATGGCAAGTGACCACATTACAATGGAGAACGACCAAGTGGATGGACCGGGGACGAGCGCTGCACTCCCAAGGGTCAAGAAGACGCTGGGTAAATCGGGAACTGCCGTACAGGAACCGAAGGAAGCTGACAGCAACTTTGCCGCAGATGATGAGTACAGCTTCCTGGCTGCT gGCAGAGATTTTGAGTCTATGAACACAACCCACGTGTACACAGATCAGGAGCGTCAAACTCTGGCTGCATATGAAAGTCTGGATTACCTCCCCTCACACAGCGATATCTACAAAACCTGGCTGAAGAAACAGAGAGTTTCTAT TTTCCAGCTGGATGTGTGGTTTATGATGGGCCTTATTGGGTTCTGTATTGGGCTCATTGGCTTCGTTCTTCACCAGCTGATAGAGAAGATTGCCGCCACCAAGTGGACCATCACACAAAAATATATAGAG GATGGTGAGTTACCAACTGCATGCTTGTTTGCGACGGGATACAGTGTGCTCTTTATCCTCTTCAGTGCTGGGATTGTCATT TACCTGCGGCCCTGTGCTGGAGGCTCTGGTATTCCGGAGATCACAGGTTTCCTGAACGGCACAAATGTTCGGCACATCTTCAACATTAAGACAATGGTGGTGAAGTTTCTGTCGTGTGTCGCCTGTGTGGGCTGTGGGCTGCCTGTAGGGCCCGAGGGACCAATGATACATCTTGG AGCGTTGATAGGAGCGGGTGTGAGTCAGTTTCGCTCCGAGACACTGGGTATTAAACTGCCAATTCTGGAGAAGTTCAGAACCTCGGAGTCCAG GAGAAACTTCATAACTGCGGGAGCTGCGGCAGGGGTGGCCTCGGCATTCGGAGCGCCGGTGGGCGGGCTACTCTTCTCCATGGAGGAAGTATCATCGTTCTGGTCCGTCACGTTATCATGGCAAATATTCTTCTGCTGTATCATAGCAACATTCACAACAGACCTCTTCAACTCAGCATTTAAAGACTTCAACTACACTGGAAGTTTTGgagaatttaaaacaaacagataTATCTTATTCCAG attgACCAGGGAGTTGATGTCAATATTGTGATGTTCTTGCCAACTGTGATCATTGGAGTTATTGGGGGATTGCTTG GTGCGGCATTCACGATCGTGAACCTGAAGATTGTGCGAGGGAGAAGTACTCTTCTTCACAAGATACAGCGAGATTGGGTCCAGAAACTCTGCAAACTCCTAGAACCCTGCATCATCATG ataCTAGTGACAGTGTTTTCCATCCTCGTTCCCAAGGCCTTTGCTTGTTCCAAGTTCACATGTATAGAGGGCAGAAATGGAGACCCCAC TTATGGTTGCTATAATGACAGTCGTAACCATCTGCATGTTGACCCAGAGGTGGTGCGCTACTCGTGTTCCCAGGGGAAACCTTACTCGATCTCCAATACAACATTCTACACCAACTCAACTTACAATGAAG TTGCCTCTCTGCTGTTTGGTACGTTGGAAGATGCAGTGACGTTCCTGTTCTCTCGCGACACCCACCTCGAGTTTAACTACGCGTCTCTGTTCTCCGTCCTTCCTTTCTACTTCCTGGCAGTGCTGTGGGCGTGCAGTACTGCCGTGGCATGCGGGGCTCTCGTACCCATGCT GATGGTGGGTGCAGTGTATGGTCGTATTGTTGGTCGTTTGATGGTGACCTTGTTCGGGGTTCACCAGGCGGGCTACTGGGAGTGGATGGACCCCGGGGCCTTCGCCCTCATTGGGGCCGCATCATTCTTCGGAGGTGTCACTAGGCTCACCCTGGCAACAACTGTAATAATG ATGGAGCTGACAAACGACGTGCAGGTGTTGTTGCCTGTGATGGTGTCTGTGATGGTGGCCAAGTGGGTGGGGGATTTCTTCACTCACCCCATCTACCACGCCCTTCTAGAGCTCAAATGTATCCCCTTTTTGGATCCTGAGCCCCGTGTCACTGTTGATAAAAAACA GCTGCAGTTAGAGCTGTACACGGCCGGGGACATCATGTCACACCCCGTGATCTCGGTCCGGTGCCATGAGCTCATCACCACACTTTCCCACCTCCTCTTAGAGACCTCCCATGGTGGCTTCCCCATCATCAAGAAGGGACGGGATGGTGAGGAGCACTTCTACGGACTAATTACCAG GTTGGAGTTGACTGTGATCCTAATGAATGAGGACTTGTTTGTGCCGGCCCAGGATCTAGAGGACTCGGACACGGCATCCTTAGGCTCACACGATGTGAACTGGATAGAGTTTGACCAG CTGAACATCCACAAACTCAACAATCCTGAGGAGACAAGCAGAGTTCTCAACAAGTACCTTGATGAtccaaaatataataatctcTGTCTCGACCTC ATGCCATACATCAACCAGTCAGCCATGTCAATCCAGGAGAAGTTCTCGTTGAAGCGTATGTATGTCATCTTCCGTACCCTCGGCCTGAGACACCTCGTTGTCACCAACAGTCGCAACATCGTCAAGGGCATTATTACGCGTAAAGACCTGATGGGATTCAGTATCCAAGAGAGACTTACGAACAAGATCCTCAGTGATCATTCTCTGAACGGTACGGTGGAGTTACATGCTGTTGCCAGTTCAgataataaatgtgtttga
- the LOC128243294 gene encoding chloride channel protein C-like isoform X2 — protein MENDQVDGPGTSAALPRVKKTLGKSGTAVQEPKEADSNFAADDEYSFLAAGRDFESMNTTHVYTDQERQTLAAYESLDYLPSHSDIYKTWLKKQRVSIFQLDVWFMMGLIGFCIGLIGFVLHQLIEKIAATKWTITQKYIEDGELPTACLFATGYSVLFILFSAGIVIYLRPCAGGSGIPEITGFLNGTNVRHIFNIKTMVVKFLSCVACVGCGLPVGPEGPMIHLGALIGAGVSQFRSETLGIKLPILEKFRTSESRRNFITAGAAAGVASAFGAPVGGLLFSMEEVSSFWSVTLSWQIFFCCIIATFTTDLFNSAFKDFNYTGSFGEFKTNRYILFQIDQGVDVNIVMFLPTVIIGVIGGLLGAAFTIVNLKIVRGRSTLLHKIQRDWVQKLCKLLEPCIIMILVTVFSILVPKAFACSKFTCIEGRNGDPTYGCYNDSRNHLHVDPEVVRYSCSQGKPYSISNTTFYTNSTYNEVASLLFGTLEDAVTFLFSRDTHLEFNYASLFSVLPFYFLAVLWACSTAVACGALVPMLMVGAVYGRIVGRLMVTLFGVHQAGYWEWMDPGAFALIGAASFFGGVTRLTLATTVIMMELTNDVQVLLPVMVSVMVAKWVGDFFTHPIYHALLELKCIPFLDPEPRVTVDKKQLQLELYTAGDIMSHPVISVRCHELITTLSHLLLETSHGGFPIIKKGRDGEEHFYGLITRLELTVILMNEDLFVPAQDLEDSDTASLGSHDVNWIEFDQLNIHKLNNPEETSRVLNKYLDDPKYNNLCLDLMPYINQSAMSIQEKFSLKRMYVIFRTLGLRHLVVTNSRNIVKGIITRKDLMGFSIQERLTNKILSDHSLNGTVELHAVASSDNKCV, from the exons ATGGAGAACGACCAAGTGGATGGACCGGGGACGAGCGCTGCACTCCCAAGGGTCAAGAAGACGCTGGGTAAATCGGGAACTGCCGTACAGGAACCGAAGGAAGCTGACAGCAACTTTGCCGCAGATGATGAGTACAGCTTCCTGGCTGCT gGCAGAGATTTTGAGTCTATGAACACAACCCACGTGTACACAGATCAGGAGCGTCAAACTCTGGCTGCATATGAAAGTCTGGATTACCTCCCCTCACACAGCGATATCTACAAAACCTGGCTGAAGAAACAGAGAGTTTCTAT TTTCCAGCTGGATGTGTGGTTTATGATGGGCCTTATTGGGTTCTGTATTGGGCTCATTGGCTTCGTTCTTCACCAGCTGATAGAGAAGATTGCCGCCACCAAGTGGACCATCACACAAAAATATATAGAG GATGGTGAGTTACCAACTGCATGCTTGTTTGCGACGGGATACAGTGTGCTCTTTATCCTCTTCAGTGCTGGGATTGTCATT TACCTGCGGCCCTGTGCTGGAGGCTCTGGTATTCCGGAGATCACAGGTTTCCTGAACGGCACAAATGTTCGGCACATCTTCAACATTAAGACAATGGTGGTGAAGTTTCTGTCGTGTGTCGCCTGTGTGGGCTGTGGGCTGCCTGTAGGGCCCGAGGGACCAATGATACATCTTGG AGCGTTGATAGGAGCGGGTGTGAGTCAGTTTCGCTCCGAGACACTGGGTATTAAACTGCCAATTCTGGAGAAGTTCAGAACCTCGGAGTCCAG GAGAAACTTCATAACTGCGGGAGCTGCGGCAGGGGTGGCCTCGGCATTCGGAGCGCCGGTGGGCGGGCTACTCTTCTCCATGGAGGAAGTATCATCGTTCTGGTCCGTCACGTTATCATGGCAAATATTCTTCTGCTGTATCATAGCAACATTCACAACAGACCTCTTCAACTCAGCATTTAAAGACTTCAACTACACTGGAAGTTTTGgagaatttaaaacaaacagataTATCTTATTCCAG attgACCAGGGAGTTGATGTCAATATTGTGATGTTCTTGCCAACTGTGATCATTGGAGTTATTGGGGGATTGCTTG GTGCGGCATTCACGATCGTGAACCTGAAGATTGTGCGAGGGAGAAGTACTCTTCTTCACAAGATACAGCGAGATTGGGTCCAGAAACTCTGCAAACTCCTAGAACCCTGCATCATCATG ataCTAGTGACAGTGTTTTCCATCCTCGTTCCCAAGGCCTTTGCTTGTTCCAAGTTCACATGTATAGAGGGCAGAAATGGAGACCCCAC TTATGGTTGCTATAATGACAGTCGTAACCATCTGCATGTTGACCCAGAGGTGGTGCGCTACTCGTGTTCCCAGGGGAAACCTTACTCGATCTCCAATACAACATTCTACACCAACTCAACTTACAATGAAG TTGCCTCTCTGCTGTTTGGTACGTTGGAAGATGCAGTGACGTTCCTGTTCTCTCGCGACACCCACCTCGAGTTTAACTACGCGTCTCTGTTCTCCGTCCTTCCTTTCTACTTCCTGGCAGTGCTGTGGGCGTGCAGTACTGCCGTGGCATGCGGGGCTCTCGTACCCATGCT GATGGTGGGTGCAGTGTATGGTCGTATTGTTGGTCGTTTGATGGTGACCTTGTTCGGGGTTCACCAGGCGGGCTACTGGGAGTGGATGGACCCCGGGGCCTTCGCCCTCATTGGGGCCGCATCATTCTTCGGAGGTGTCACTAGGCTCACCCTGGCAACAACTGTAATAATG ATGGAGCTGACAAACGACGTGCAGGTGTTGTTGCCTGTGATGGTGTCTGTGATGGTGGCCAAGTGGGTGGGGGATTTCTTCACTCACCCCATCTACCACGCCCTTCTAGAGCTCAAATGTATCCCCTTTTTGGATCCTGAGCCCCGTGTCACTGTTGATAAAAAACA GCTGCAGTTAGAGCTGTACACGGCCGGGGACATCATGTCACACCCCGTGATCTCGGTCCGGTGCCATGAGCTCATCACCACACTTTCCCACCTCCTCTTAGAGACCTCCCATGGTGGCTTCCCCATCATCAAGAAGGGACGGGATGGTGAGGAGCACTTCTACGGACTAATTACCAG GTTGGAGTTGACTGTGATCCTAATGAATGAGGACTTGTTTGTGCCGGCCCAGGATCTAGAGGACTCGGACACGGCATCCTTAGGCTCACACGATGTGAACTGGATAGAGTTTGACCAG CTGAACATCCACAAACTCAACAATCCTGAGGAGACAAGCAGAGTTCTCAACAAGTACCTTGATGAtccaaaatataataatctcTGTCTCGACCTC ATGCCATACATCAACCAGTCAGCCATGTCAATCCAGGAGAAGTTCTCGTTGAAGCGTATGTATGTCATCTTCCGTACCCTCGGCCTGAGACACCTCGTTGTCACCAACAGTCGCAACATCGTCAAGGGCATTATTACGCGTAAAGACCTGATGGGATTCAGTATCCAAGAGAGACTTACGAACAAGATCCTCAGTGATCATTCTCTGAACGGTACGGTGGAGTTACATGCTGTTGCCAGTTCAgataataaatgtgtttga